A single window of Leptospiraceae bacterium DNA harbors:
- a CDS encoding M48 family metallopeptidase, whose product MKLKKILIFLFVLQIAFSVGIKILSYIGSDSAELQSRTLQYFTPDDIKIGIEYGRRGFFVRIASQIIDFILLGVFAFSPLAIRIEEYLVAKTKNHYYPMVFLFFLSFSVIEFILSLPLQYYFGFVLEHQFGFSKMTLGEWILFTAKSALVGLGLGTVLSIGVAFILKTFERTWKYLIPIGSLVLGLVFSVLYPILITPIFYDYKPIDEGSLKIKIVNLCDQAQIKVENVYVINESKYSGHTNAYFTGWGENRKIFLYDTLIKNHTEEEVISVLGHEIGHWTHNHELTFLVGNTIEMFLLCLLIGVIFKIAKNGNEFVLREIYSPSSWPILFLVILIAGTFTNPFWNTFSRYQEAQADMEALVLTNDKKSFIDTEIKMAKDNKSRLNPHPWVVFYSYSHPMTIERIRMAEEFQAK is encoded by the coding sequence ATGAAGCTAAAAAAAATTTTAATTTTTCTTTTTGTTTTACAAATAGCATTCAGTGTTGGAATAAAAATTCTTTCTTATATTGGTAGCGATTCAGCAGAGTTACAATCTCGCACATTACAATATTTTACTCCAGATGATATTAAGATTGGAATCGAGTATGGAAGAAGAGGATTTTTTGTAAGGATTGCTTCGCAAATCATTGATTTTATTTTATTAGGAGTATTTGCTTTTAGCCCCCTGGCAATTCGCATTGAAGAATACTTGGTAGCAAAGACAAAGAATCATTATTACCCAATGGTTTTTTTATTTTTTCTTTCATTCAGCGTCATTGAATTTATTCTATCGTTACCATTACAGTATTATTTTGGTTTTGTCCTAGAGCACCAATTTGGTTTTTCTAAAATGACCTTAGGGGAATGGATACTGTTCACCGCAAAATCAGCATTAGTCGGTCTTGGATTGGGAACTGTTCTTTCAATTGGAGTGGCTTTCATTCTAAAAACTTTTGAAAGGACATGGAAGTATTTAATTCCAATTGGCTCGCTTGTCCTTGGTTTAGTTTTTTCTGTTTTATATCCAATTTTAATTACTCCCATTTTTTATGATTACAAACCAATCGATGAAGGTAGTCTCAAAATTAAAATTGTAAATCTCTGTGATCAAGCTCAGATCAAAGTAGAAAATGTTTACGTGATTAATGAAAGTAAATATTCAGGTCATACCAATGCCTATTTTACAGGTTGGGGGGAGAATCGGAAAATATTCTTATATGATACGCTTATTAAAAACCACACAGAGGAAGAAGTAATCAGTGTTCTCGGTCATGAAATTGGTCATTGGACGCATAATCATGAATTGACGTTCCTTGTTGGAAATACTATTGAAATGTTTTTGCTTTGTTTGCTGATTGGCGTAATTTTTAAAATTGCAAAAAATGGAAATGAGTTTGTATTAAGAGAAATTTATTCTCCCTCGTCATGGCCAATCTTATTTCTAGTCATTTTAATCGCAGGAACTTTTACTAATCCATTTTGGAATACATTCAGTCGTTATCAAGAAGCACAAGCTGATATGGAAGCATTAGTTCTTACAAACGATAAAAAATCTTTCATCGACACCGAAATCAAAATGGCAAAAGACAATAAGTCGCGCCTGAATCCGCATCCATGGGTTGTCTTTTATTCTTATTCACATCCAATGACGATTGAGAGAATTCGAATGGCAGAAGAGTTTCAGGCGAAGTAA